The proteins below come from a single Triticum aestivum cultivar Chinese Spring chromosome 5D, IWGSC CS RefSeq v2.1, whole genome shotgun sequence genomic window:
- the LOC123119887 gene encoding OBERON-like protein, with translation MGTSSGANFHQQPPPQGMLPPRHGARALSLQTSLSLASSEQVGSPEMQEPVSNSDQGHDSATESASSRETWPVEPEHSNAAAASSGGAVKKVEMEKDIRNGIPKLQVIRGSSRIDRVSLREIARERVDLVVEKMKVMPEEHLEEIKNELRSILEGTGGSHHIEEFLYLQKFVQGRGDLTPTMLSMAHHVQLEILVAIKTGIQAFLHPSVTIPQSHLVEVFLYKRCRNIACQSALPAEECRCNVCANRNGFCNLCMCVICNKFDFEVNTCRWVGCDFCSHWTHTDCAIRVGQIGTGQSIKSGTGHAEMLFRCQACQKTSELFGWVKDVFQQCAPGWDRDALVRELEFVCKIFRLSEDPKGRNLFRKCANLIERLRNSSPDSVNPRMILHALRELEMDSPKSSENEESGRLITPQEACNRIAEVVQEAVRKMELVAEEKMGLYKKARTAVEACDRELDEKARQVQEFKAERLRKKQQVEELESIVRLKQAEAEMFQLKASEARQEAERLQSIALAKSERAEQDYASLYLKRRLEEAEAEKQFLFEKIKLQDGHRPPQASSVPGDSSQAPSQALMLSKIQDLLKNVRTMPTKSEAHSK, from the exons ATGGGGACTTCTTCAGGTGCGAATTTCCATCAACAGCCTCCGCCCCAGGGGATGCTGCCGCCTCGCCATGGTGCCCGGGCCCTGAGCCTGCAGACTTCCCTCTCACTGGCCTCGTCGGAACAGGTTGGCTCGCCTGAAATGCAGGAACCCGTGTCCAATTCTGACCAGGGCCATGACTCTGCCACTGAAAGTGCAAGTTCGAGGGAGACCTGGCCTGTAGAGCCGGAACATAGCAATGCTGCTGCTGCTAGTAGTGGCGGTGCTGTGAAAAAGGTGGAGATGGAAAAGGATATCAGAAATGGTATCCCCAAGTTGCAGGTTATTCGCGGAAGCTCCCGCATCGATAGGGTGTCACTGAGGGAGATTGCGCGGGAGAGAGTGGACCTAGTTGTCGAGAAAATGAAGGTAATGCCAGAGGAGCACCTGGAGGAGATTAAAAATGAGCTCAGGTCGATTCTGGAGGGGACAGGGGGCTCTCATCATATTGAGGAGTTTCTGTATCTGCAGAAGTTTGTCCAGGGCAGAGGTGATTTGACACCAACTATGCTTTCAATGGCCCATCATGTCCAACTGGAGATCCTCGTGGCAATCAAGACTGGAATCCAGGCGTTTTTGCACCCCAGCGTCACCATTCCCCAAAGCCACCTGGTGGAGGTCTTCTTGTATAAGAGGTGCCGGAACATTGCTTGCCAGAGTGCTCTCCCGGCTGAGGAGTGCAGATGCAATGTATGTGCTAACAGAAATGGGTTTTGCAACCTTTGCATGTGTGTGATTTGCAACAAGTTTGATTTTGAGGTCAACACATGCCGATGGGTTGGGTGCGATTTCTGTTCCCATTGGACGCACACCGACTGTGCGATTCGTGTTGGCCAGATTGGGACAGGGCAATCAATTAAGAGCGGCACCGGTCATGCCGAAATGCTTTTTAGGTGCCAGGCTTGCCAGAAGACATCAGAATTATTCGGTTGGGTTAAGGATGTGTTTCAGCAATGTGCTCCTGGTTGGGATAGGGATGCCTTAGTACGAGAGCTTGAGTTTGTTTGTAAGATATTTCGTCTAAGCGAAGACCCAAAAGGAAGAAATTTGTTCAGGAAATGTGCGAATCTGATTGAAAGATTGAGGAATAGTTCTCCTGATTCTGTCAATCCTAGGATGATACTGCATGCACTTCGAG AGCTTGAGATGGATTCCCCAAAGAGCTCTGAAAATGAAGAATCGGGACGCTTGATCACTCCCCAGGAGGCATGTAATCGTATTGCAGAGGTAGTCCAAGAAGCTGTCAGAAAGATGGAACTTGTTGCTGAAGAGAAAATGGGACTGTACAAAAAGGCTCGCACCGCTGTGGAGGCCTGTGACCGTGAGCTTGATGAGAAGGCCAGACAAGTTCAGGAGTTCAAGGCTGAGAGGCTGCGGAAGAAGCAGCAGGTGGAGGAGCTCGAGAGCATTGTTCGGTTGAAACAGGCTGAGGCTGAGATGTTCCAGCTCAAGGCAAGTGAGGCCCGCCAGGAGGCTGAGAGGCTCCAGAGCATCGCGCTTGCCAAATCTGAGAGGGCTGAGCAGGACTACGCTAGCCTCTACCTCAAGCGGCGCCTGGAGGAAGCGGAGGCAGAGAAGCAGTTTCTTTTTGAGAAAATAAAGCTCCAGGACGGCCATAGGCCCCCGCAGGCCAGCAGCGTGCCTGGTGATTCCTCTCAGGCTCCCTCTCAGGCGCTGATGCTGTCCAAAATTCAGGACCTTCTCAAGAACGTTCGTACCATGCCGACAAAGTCAGAGGCGCATTCAAAATAA